In the Gossypium arboreum isolate Shixiya-1 chromosome 10, ASM2569848v2, whole genome shotgun sequence genome, one interval contains:
- the LOC108487109 gene encoding uncharacterized protein LOC108487109 produces the protein MGSGKPEKTQKPGRTPKPFGPNNPKSQSKFKKKTNTKNTANRQIKTKTTSVTGNNKNNQPSQPASPSQQLRYFLSQFESANGVQLSSLELESIKDSCFLDVSQELGQDVMKLEKHIKEAFGAKWKEELCEGKHIEGKIEAGSPAVLVVAPSALRSIELLRGMRTLTKECHAVKLFSKHMKIDEQVSLLMNRVNIASGTPSRIKKLIDIEALGLSRLSVLLLDIHTDVKGYSLLTLPQVRDEFWDLYKNYFHQQLVKGDLRICLYGPIPNGNEFKGKSVELADGDREQLDS, from the exons ATGGGGAGTGGGAAACCGGAGAAAACTCAGAAACCTGGCCGAACCCCTAAACCCTTCGGCCCTAACAATCCCAAATCCCAATCCAAGTTCAAGAAGAAGACAAACACCAAGAACACAGCCAACCGCCAAATCAAAACCAAAACCACCTCTGTTACTGGCAACAACAAGAACAACCAACCGTCGCAGCCGGCATCTCCGTCGCAGCAGCTTCGTTATTTTCTTAGCCAGTTTGAGTCCGCCAATGGTGTCCAACTCTCTTCTCTCGAATTGGAATCAATTAAAG ATAGTTGTTTTTTGGATGTCTCTCAAGAGTTGGGTCAAGATGTAATGAAGCTAGAAAAACATATAAAGGAAGCTTTTGGTGCCAAATGGAAAGAAGAGCTTTGTGAAGGGAAGCACATTGAAGGGAAAATTGAAGCAGGAAGTCCTGCTGTTCTTGTTGTTGCTCCTTCAGCTTTACGATCTATTGAACTTTTAAG GGGCATGCGCACATTGACTAAAGAATGCCATGCTGTAAAGCTGTTTTCAAAGCACATGAAGATTGATGAACAG GTATCTTTATTGATGAACAGAGTTAACATTGCTAGTGGCACTCCAAGTAG AATCAAAAAGTTGATTGACATTGAAGCATTGGGACTTTCACGTTTATCAGTGCTTCTGCTTGATATTCACACAGATGTCAAAGGCTATTCCTTGCTTACACTTCCCCAAGTCAG GGATGAGTTCTGGGACTTGTACAAGAACTACTTCCACCAGCAACTTGTTAAAGGCGATCTGCGCATCTGTCTTTATGGTCCAATTCCAAATGGTAATGAatttaagggcaaaagtgtagaATTAGCTGATGGAGATAGAGAACAGCTAGATTCATAA
- the LOC108487278 gene encoding pirin-like protein — protein sequence MSESSFARPRLVTKKFLPKHQREGDGAVVRRCIGRSELKTLDPFLMMDDFTVSPPAGFPDHPHRGFETVTYMLQGGITHQDFAGHKGTIHTGDVQWMTAGRGIIHSEMPAGEGVHKGLQLWINLSSQDKMIEPRYQELLSKDIPSAEEDGVEVRVIAGESMGVQSPVYTRTPAMYLDFSLRPSTQVHQHIPESWNAFAYVIEGEGVLGYQNNSPIPPNHMAVLGPGNGLSVWNRSSKPLRFVLIAGQPLNEPVVQYGPFVMNTQAEIDQTIEDYHYSKNGFEMAKHWRSH from the exons aTGTCTGAATCCTCTTTCGCTCGACCAAGATTGGTCACTAAGAAGTTTCTTCCCAAGCATCAACGCGAGGGTGACGGTGCTGTTGTCCGCAGATGCATTGGAAg GAGTGAATTGAAGACTTTGGATCCTTTCCTTATGATGGATGATTTTACAG TGTCTCCTCCGGCTGGATTTCCTGATCATCCTCACAGAG GGTTTGAAACAGTTACATACATGTTACAG GGAGGTATCACTCATCAAGATTTTGCAGGGCATAAAGGTACAATTCATACTGGTGATGTGCAG TGGATGACAGCAGGAAGAGGAATAATCCACTCTGAAATGCCTGCTGGAGAGGGTGTTCACAAGGGTTTGCAGCTTTGGATCAATCTCTCATCCCAAGACAAAAT GATTGAACCAAGGTATCAGGAGCTCTTAAGTAAGGACATTCCAAGTGCAGAAGAAGATGGTGTAGAAGTACGAGTGATCGCCGGGGAATCGATGGGAGTCCAATCTCCTGTCTACACCCGAACCCCGGCGATGTACTTGGATTTCAGTTTAAGGCCAAGTACACAAGTTCACCAGCACATCCCAGAATCATGGAATGCATTTGCATACGTAATTGAAGGTGAAGGAGTGCTTGGGTACCAAAACAATTCACCCATACCACCTAACCATATGGCAGTTTTGGGTCCAGGGAATGGTCTAAGTGTGTGGAACAGATCATCAAAGCCATTGAGATTTGTGCTCATTGCAGGTCAACCGTTGAATGAACCAGTGGTTCAGTATGGTCCTTTTGTGATGAACACACAAGCTGAGATTGATCAAACCATTGAAGACTATCACTACAGCAAAAATGGGTTTGAAATGGCTAAGCACTGGAGATCACATTGA